The following DNA comes from Leifsonia sp. 1010.
CGGGCGAAGGTCCGGGAGATCTCCGCCCGCTTCGGCTTCGACGTCGACCCGGACGCGCTGGTCGAGGACCTCCCGGTGGGCGTCCAGCAGCGCGTGGAGATCATCAAGGCGCTGTCGCAGGATGCCAAGGTGCTGGTCTTCGACGAGCCGACGGCCGTGCTGACGCCGCAGGAGACCGACGAGCTCATGGCGATCATGCGCCAGCTCAAGGAGCAGGGCACCGCGATCGTCTTCATCACGCACAAGCTGCGCGAGGTCCGCGAGGTGGCCGACCGCATCACGGTCATCCGGCTCGGCAAGGTGATCGGCGAGGCCCAGCCCACCGCCACCAACGTCGAACTCGCGTCGATGATGGTCGGCCGTGCGGTCTCGCTCACGGTGGACAAGAAGCCGGCGAGCCCCGGCGCCCCGGCGCTCGTCGTCAAAGACCTCTCGGTGATCGACCCGATCGGGCAGATCGTCGTGAACAACGTGAGCTTCGAGGTGGCCGCCGGTGAGATCCTCGCGATCGCCGGCGTTCAGGGCAACGGCCAGACCGAGTTGACGGAGGCGATCATCGGCCTCCAGTCGCGTGTGCAGGGCCAGATCCTGCTCGACGGGAAGCCGATCCAGGGCCACAGCGTCCGCAAGGTGCTCGACGAGGGTGTCGGGTTCGTGCCGGAGGACCGCAACGAGGACGGCCTGGTGGGAGAGTTCTCCATCCAGGAGAACCTGATGCTCGACCGCTCGACGAGCGACCCGTTCGTGAAGGCGGGAAACATCCAGTTCTCCTACCTCAAGCAGTTCGCCGAGGAGAAGGTGCGCGAGTTCGACGTGCGCACGCAGTCCATCGACGAGAAGGTTGGCCGGCTCTCCGGCGGCAACGCGCAGAAGGTGGTGCTCGCCCGGGAGCTCAGCCGGGAGCTGCGGCTCTTCGTCGCGGCGCAGCCGACGCGCGGCCTGGACGTCGGCTCGATCGAGTTCGTGCACAAGCGCATCGTCGAGACCCGGGATGCGGGCATCCCCGTGATCGTGGTGTCGACCGAACTCGACGAGGTCGCCGCCCTCGCCGACCGCATCGCGGTGATGTACCGCGGAGGAATCGTAGGAATCGTGCCGGGCGACACACCACGTGACGTGCTCGGCCTCATGATGGCCGGCGAGTCGCCGGAGCAGGCAGGAGCAGCAGCATGACGGGGACGCCCACGTCCGGCCAGCCCGTGGCGCCGGCCCAGCCCGTGGGGCCCGGGAAGCCGGCCCCGGCGGGCGAGGAGCCCTCGCGCTGGAACCAGGCGGTCCGCGAGATCATGAGCGGGCCCGTGGTCATCTCGATCCTCGCGGTCGTCCTCGCTCTGGTCGTCGGCGCCATCCTCATCGCGGTCACCGACCCGGAGGTGCAGCGCGCGGCGGGCTACTTCTTCGCCCGGCCCGGCGACACGTTCGCCGCCATCTGGACGTCGGTCTCCGACGCGTACGTCTCGATGTTCCAGGGTGCGATCTACAACTTCCGCCGACCGTCGTTCAGCGCGGGGATCCGACCGCTGACCGAGACGCTCACCTTCGCCACTCCGCTGATCGTGAGCGGTCTCGGCGTCGCGCTGGCGTTCCGCGTCGGCCTGTTCAACATCGGTGGTCAGGGGCAGATCCTCATCGCCGCCGCCGCATCCGCCTGGGTCGGTTTCTCGTTCGACCTGCCGCCGGTCATCCACCTGGTGCTCGCCGTCGTCGCAGGCATCGTCGGCGGAGCGATCTGGGCGGGCATCGTCGGCCTGCTGAAAGCGCGGACCGGCGCGCACGAGGTGATCGTCACGATCATGCTCAACTACATCGCGTTCTACCTCATCTCGTACATGCTGCGCACGCAGGGGCTTCTGCAGGCACCGGGGTCGAACAACCCGAAGGCGCCGGCGGTGCACGCCAACGCGGTCTTCCCGCCGCTGCTCGGAGCTCAGTACAACCTCACCTGGGCCTTCGTGCTCGTGATCGGCGCGACGGTCTTCGTCTGGTGGCTGATCAACCGGTCGAGCCTCGGCTTCCGCTTCCGCGCGGTGGGTGAGAACCCGAACGCCGCACGGGTCGCGGGCATCAACGTCAAGAACGTGTACGTCTACGCCATGCTCATCGCCGGTGGACTGATCGGCATCACCGGCGCCAGCCAGGCGCTCGGGGTCTTCCCGCAGGGCATCAGCTCCGGTGTGGATGCGGGCATCGGCTTCGACGCGATCACGG
Coding sequences within:
- a CDS encoding ABC transporter ATP-binding protein, yielding MKLELRGITKRFGPLVANNHIDLTVEPGEIHCLLGENGAGKSTLMNVLYGFYQPDEGEILLDDVVQHFAGPGDAMKAGIGMVHQHFMLIPVFTVAENVMLGHEQTKFGGRLDLNAARAKVREISARFGFDVDPDALVEDLPVGVQQRVEIIKALSQDAKVLVFDEPTAVLTPQETDELMAIMRQLKEQGTAIVFITHKLREVREVADRITVIRLGKVIGEAQPTATNVELASMMVGRAVSLTVDKKPASPGAPALVVKDLSVIDPIGQIVVNNVSFEVAAGEILAIAGVQGNGQTELTEAIIGLQSRVQGQILLDGKPIQGHSVRKVLDEGVGFVPEDRNEDGLVGEFSIQENLMLDRSTSDPFVKAGNIQFSYLKQFAEEKVREFDVRTQSIDEKVGRLSGGNAQKVVLARELSRELRLFVAAQPTRGLDVGSIEFVHKRIVETRDAGIPVIVVSTELDEVAALADRIAVMYRGGIVGIVPGDTPRDVLGLMMAGESPEQAGAAA
- a CDS encoding ABC transporter permease, with product MTGTPTSGQPVAPAQPVGPGKPAPAGEEPSRWNQAVREIMSGPVVISILAVVLALVVGAILIAVTDPEVQRAAGYFFARPGDTFAAIWTSVSDAYVSMFQGAIYNFRRPSFSAGIRPLTETLTFATPLIVSGLGVALAFRVGLFNIGGQGQILIAAAASAWVGFSFDLPPVIHLVLAVVAGIVGGAIWAGIVGLLKARTGAHEVIVTIMLNYIAFYLISYMLRTQGLLQAPGSNNPKAPAVHANAVFPPLLGAQYNLTWAFVLVIGATVFVWWLINRSSLGFRFRAVGENPNAARVAGINVKNVYVYAMLIAGGLIGITGASQALGVFPQGISSGVDAGIGFDAITVALLGRSRPWGVFIAGLLFGALKAGGYTIQAANDIPIDIVLILQSLIVLFVAAPPLVRAIFRLPAPGSTPRRQRPIVTKEVAAK